The genomic window GGAACAGTCAGTTTCTGGCCGTTTATCGTGATCCAATCGGATAACGCTGGCACAATCGCAAATGAGATGGTAAAAATCAGCACCAAAATTGGCACACCGCGAATAAACTCAATATAGCCAATCGAGAGATTGCGCAAGATTAAATTGCGTGAAACGCGCCCCAACCCCAGCACCAAACCCAAGATCAATGCACAAATAAATGAAATACCTGTGACCATCAAGGTTGTGCCAAGTCCGGTCAGAATCGTCTCGAAAATGCGGGTATATTCAGGGTCGCTGATAATCCGAAAGCCCATAAAGGCGATGATCAGGCCAATTGCGACCAGCCACCATGGGATTGTGCGCCAATCAAGGCGTTTGTTGGTTGGGGGTTGCAGCGAGGTTGAAGGCGGAAGGTCGACAGCCATGGGAACTCCTTGTGATGCCTAAGGAGAGGATGGAATAAACCCAGTGGTGTCGTGCATCAACGCACCACACCACTGAATTGGTGAGCTTATTCGGGCAATTTGAAATCAGGGCCGAAATATTTCTTTTCAAGCTCAGCTAGCTTGCCATTTTCGCGCAGCGCCTTGAGTGCGGCATTCACTGGCTCAACCAAATCGCTGTTCTTGGGGAAAATAAAGCCCAATTGATCGCTCTTGATTGGGTCACCAACCAGCTTCAATTGGTCGCTGTTGTTGCCAACATAGCCTTGGCCAGCGGTTTCGTCCATGATGACCGCATCAACGTCGCCGTTGATCAAGGCGGCTACCGCAAATGGGAAGGTTTCAAAACCTTGGATGCGGGCTTCATCGAGCAAACCTTTGGCGGTTTCGTAGTTGCTGGTGCCTGTTTGCGTGCCTAAGCGGAATTCAGTTTTGGCGAATTCGTCCATGCTGGCGAAACGAGTTTCGTCGTTGCGCACCAACAGGCGTTGGCTAATTTGAATATAGCCATCGGAGAAAGCCACTTGTTCAGCTCGCTCAGGCGTGATCGTGATCCCATCGGCGGCAGCGTCGAATTGACCATTGCCAACTGCTTGGATCATGCCTTCCCATGAGGTTTCTTTGAAGACTGGTTTACAGTTCAACTCAGCACAGATCGCAGTCCAAGCATCGTAATCCCAGCCTTCACCTTTGCCCGTTTGGGGGTTGATGTAGTTGAATGGTGGGTACAAGTTTTCGACGGCGATGCTGACTTCACGGCCAGCAAGATCAATCTTGCCAGCGACGGGAGCGGTGGTCGAAGCGGTTGTTGGAGCAGTCGTTGGAGTTGCTGATTCTGCGCCACATGCGCCCAGCACAACCAACAGTAAGCTCAACAGAGCCACAACATTGAGGCGTTTCATCTGCAGTTCCTCCTGATATAGAGTTGGTATTATACCGTCAATCGCACGGTTGTTTTGCAAAATCTTGGTCTAAAATCAAAAATTGCTAGGGCTTATTGCGATCAATGCAATTAACGCAGTAGCGCAGAGTAAATCAACATACTCTGCGCTGCTGCGTTAATGACGGCTAGTGTTACCGCACTAATGGCTGGCAGCAGCCGCCGCTCCGGCAGTTCCGCCGCGACCAGCCCACTTGAGTGGCCAACCAGGCAGGAATAAGCCAAGGAAGAGTGCCACCATTGCTACATAAAAGGTGAAGTGATAGGTTTTTTCAAAGCCAGCAACTTGTTCAGTACAAGCCAGTTGAATGCTGCTACGAACCTGATCCTGCATCGCAGCTGGTGCTTGCTCCATGCCAGCAGGCAAATTCTTGGCTGGGTCAACACCTGGGGTTTCGCACAGGCCAAATGCAGCAGTTGCAACTCCAGCCTGGGCGTTTTCAGCAGCACGAGCCTGCGATTGCTCTTGAAATTCTTTGGTTGCCACCGAGGTTGTGCTTGCGAGAATCGTCGCCAACACGGCCACACCAATCGATTGAATCACTTGGCGTGTGGCATTGATCAAAGCCGAGCCACGCGGCACTTTGGGCAAATCAACATCTGATAGTGCTGTGACGAAGGTGGTTTGCACGGTCATGCCCAGCGCCAAGCCGCGCAAGGCCAGCAAGAACATAATCCAGCCAATTGAGGTATCGGCTTGCAATTTCGAGAGTTGCCACGTGTTGAGAATCAAAATCGCATAGCCAGTTACGATCAACGGGCGCGGGCCGATTTTATCGTATAAACGCCCAGCTGTTGGCGTGGCAAAGCCAGCGGCAATCGCCAAGGGCAGCAAGATGAAGCCAGTTTCTAAAGCGGTGCGCCCACGCAGCACTTGTAAATATAAGGGTAACAAAAATTCGGCCCCAAACAAGGCCAAAACGCTGACCCAGCCCACCAAATTGGCCATAGTAAAGGTTGGTTTTTTGAATAAGCGCAAATCGAGCAAGGGTTCTTTGGCTACGAATAATTCAATCAAGCCAAAGAGCACCAAGCTAATGCCGCCGATGATAAACCACATCGTGACGCTGCCTGATTCCCAGCCCTGTTCGGCGGCAATCGTGGCAGCATACAGCACCGAGCCAAATCCAACCGTGGAGGTGATCAAGCCCAGCACATCAAGTTTGGGTTTGCCAGTTGGTGGGGTTGGCTTGAGCCAGCGAATCGCTAAACTTACCCCAAGTATGCCAATTGGCACATTGATGAAGAAAATCCAGCGCCAAAGATCGTTATCGACCAACAAGCCACCAAGAATTGGCCCCAAGGCTGGCCCAAGTACCATGGCGATCCCAAACACCCCAAGCGCTTTGCCACGTTCGTTGGGCGGGAATGCGCCATAGATGAAGGCTGTACCAAGTGGGGTCGATAAACCGCCGCCAAGCCCTTGAATTGCCCGCGCCACGACCAATAATTCAACTGTTGGTGCGACCCCACACAAAAACGAGCCAAGCACAAAGATTGAAAGCCCAATCACATAGGTGCGCTTGAGGCCAAAACGATCAGCCATATAGCCCGAAATTGGCGTGCTAATCCCCAACATCAAGACATAAATGCTCAAAATCCATTGGGCTTCGTTGATCGTCGCCCCGAGATCTTGTTGCACTGTGCGAAATGCCACGTTTACGACAGTCGTATCCAGAATCACCATGAAGATCCCGAATATAACCGAAATTAATACCTTCCATTTGTAGGCTAACCCGCCTTTTGGTGATTGCTCTGAATCTTGCACTGTCGCCGCCATGAAATACCCTCGCAACTAGCATGTCCAATTTATTCCACATCAAAAAGCAGCAGTCTCTGGTTGTTTCCAGCCCATGCAAACTACTGCTGATAGATTGCAACTATTTGCTTAGTTAATCTAACTAATTAAATGGTACGCCGAAAAATTTGTTTGTCAAGCATGATTAGGGATTAGGTTTCAGGGGCTAGGGATCAGGATTGGATAGGTTTTTGGTTATTGGCTTTGATCCACGAAGGACACGAAGGGCACGAAGGCTAAAATCGCGAAGAAGCCGCAGCATTATTTTATGCTCTATATTCTATGCTCTTTTGCCTTCTGCCCTTTGACGTTTGCCTTGCCCTCGCTCTTCACTCAGGTTTAGTCGCGTTTGCTGACTTGGGTTGGCATATTCATCAAGTAGCTAATCGTTACCTGATCGCCAGCTTGAGGGTTGGCATACATCACTTCGCTACCAAGTCGCGCTTTGATCAAACGCTCAGGTTGATCGTCGTGGGCAAACGTGACATCGTAAAAGATGCTGCCATGTAAACGGACCGCTTGAACAGCCTGAATCACGGCTGGGCGGGTTCCCGAAAGAATCATAGAGTTGCTCCAATGTGGAAGGTATCGCGATTAATTATAGCGATTATTGCTTGGACGCAAACTAATATTCGGTTGAGGCTGTTGCATAAACGCATACAACGGGTGTTGCATTTCACGATAGCGATCTAAAGCCGTATGCACTGGCAAAATAAATGTTCGATGTTCGCTTTGGCCAAGGCGTGGGTGTTGATAAATTCCCGCTGAGCCAATATCCTCGAACATCAGCATCCGATAGAATTTCGCCAAGCGCTGGGTCGATGAAATTACCACATGTTCATGGCCTTGTTGCAGCGCATACATCCACAAAGCCTTGCATAAAAGCAGCTTAACTGCCAATAATTCGCGACAATGGCGAATCGTAAAGCGGGTTGCTTCAACAAATGAGCGCTGATGCAATTGGGGAATCGTGGTGATCGGCACAAATTGCTCTAGCTCGATCTTGCCAGGCCCGCCATCGATTAGCCGCAGCGTGCCGACAATGCCGCGATTGGCCAATTCGGCCACCAGAATTAAACTATGATCAGCCAAATCGAGCATATCAAGCGCTTGATCGGGTGCCGCAAAATGACCATAGCCGCGATAGCGTAAATCCAACACTTGCTTTAATTCGCCAAACGAATCAAGCGGACGAATATGCACCTGTTTGGTCGTTTCAGTGAGTTTTTGCCAGCCCACTGTTTTAAAATCGATCATGCCATCCTCACAGCAAAACATTAAATACCAGTAAAAATAATCATCAAGCCTAGCTATCTAAATTACTAGTAGGACTTTAGTCTTGATTTTACCCTTGGTAGAGGGCAATCTCTGATTAATTGGTTTACAACTGACGGATTTTCGATAGTGACGAGCAAAGATAGGCCAAAAGTTTGCTAGCGATTGTCGTTTTGGCTTGGCGGTTATCCGTTATAATGGAGATACCCGCTTGATATTGTTCGGCGTGCGATTGCGAGGAAGCTCCGTGGTTGCTCCCCTATCCACTCTCGATGAACTGATTTTGCACTATGCTCGTGCCTTGGTAGCCTTACCAAGTGTTACTGGCGATGACCCAGCCTTGGAACAGGCTGCGCCGACGATTGCTGATATATTGCGCGGCCTTGGGTTTCAGGTTAGTGTGCACCCAACTGAAGGCGCACCGATCATTTTGGCCCATCGGCCTGGCAAAAGCGCTCAACGCTTGCTCTTTTTTAATCACTACGATGTGATGCCGGCTGGGGTCTGGCGTGATTGGTTTCATGAGCCGTTTACCTTGGCTGAGCGCGAAGGGTTGCTTTATGGGCGTGGCGTTGCCAGCGATAAAGGCAATTTAGCTGCGCGAATTGCTGCGGTGGCCCAAATTTTGGCCGAAACTGGCGATCTCCCAGTTGGTGTGACATTTTTAATTGAAGGTGATGGGCTGAGTGGTAGCCCATCATTAGCTAATTTGGTTGCCGATCAAGCCAATCATTTAACTGCCGATTTGGTGGTTGGCTATGGTGGCATGCTCGATCAGGCACGTTTGCCCTACTTGTATGCTGGGGTTCGTGGGCGTTTGTTGGTACGCTTGCGATCTGAGGGTGCTAAAATTCCGATCGGTGCTGATATGGCGACCAGCGTGCCCAACCCTGCTTGGCGCATTCTTTGGGCGGCTAATCGGATTAAAAACGATAGCGAAGAAGTGACGATTGATGGGTTTTATGATGCAGTTGTGCCGCCAAGCCGTGAGGCCAACAAGCTCACTCGTGGCTTGCAGCTCGATGAGGAAACGCGACTGAAAGCTTGGGGTATGCCACAATTTTTATTTGGCATGACCGGCGCTGGTTTAGCCCGCGCCGAAACCTTCAACCCAACCTGTAATGTTGCCGAATTAACCGTTGATACTGGCCATAGCCCACCGCCAACCATCCCTGCCAGTGCCGAAGTGCTGCTCGATTTCAGCCTTGTGCCCGAGCAACGCCCAACCGAAGTTGCCCGTTTGTTGCGAGAGCACCTCAATAGTGCCGATTTCCATGATGTGCATCTGGAGATTATTAAGGGTGCCTATCCGCCCGCAATGAATGCGTTGAGCACACCATTGCTGAATAGCTTGGCGACAGCAATTGAACAGGTCTATGGCTCAACTCCGCAAATTGTGCCGCTTGCGCCATTCTCGGTGCCACTACATCTTTTTACCGCTGGGATGAATGTGCCAGCCGTTGCCTTGGGAATTCAACGCCCCGATAGTAACATTCGGGTCATCAATGAACATATTCAGTTGGCCGATCTCAAAGCGATGGCTAGTTTGATTCAACAACTGATTATCGGCCTTGGCTAAATCGATCAATCGACCCACGCCATTGTAGGAGTGGGTCGATTGATGTGATTAAGCGTTATTCGCCAAGCTTCCAGCGTTCGATCGTTGGTTGGGTTAAGCGGCGCTTGAAATCGAGATAAACCGCATTCGACCAGCCAAAGCCTGGCAACGAGCCATATTTGCCGCCCTCAACTTCGCCCGTTGGGTCAACCACATTGTATTTTTCCCACATGGCGTTGGTTCGCTCGAAGACGGTTTCGTTGAGCGTACACCATGCTTGCATGACTTCGCGTGCTTGGGATTGATAGCCGTAGCGCAATAAACCCTCGACGACAATCCATTGCAATGGTGCCCAGCCGTTGGGGCTAGCCCATTGATAGCTGGCATGGGTTTTGAGCGTTGTCACCAAACCACCAACTCGCATAAAGCTTGGCAACCATTGCTCAACCACCTGTGCCGCCTGAGCCTCAGTCGCCCAACCAGCCCACAAGGGGTAAAATCCGGCTAACGAAGGGTTATCTAGGTCAGCCACTTTATTGAGATAATTGTAATCATAGAAAAAGCCACTGGCTGCATCCCAAAAAACTGCTTGCATCGTTTCGGCGCGTTGAGCTGCGCGGACTTGCCATTGCTCGGCTGCCGCATGATCGTCACGCAAACGGGCGGCTTGGGCAAAATCGCACTCACGCAGATACAAAATGCTATTCAAATCTACTGGCAAATGGCTCATCCATTGGCCATTGCAGCGGGTTGAATGATCCCAGCCACTTTCGCAACAGGCTAGGGTATCCAAATAATTAATATCAAAATAGCGCGACAAACCACGATGCACTTGGCGCTGATGGGGATGGGCGGTTGCCAGCCAAACACTGGCATGCTCCTGCTCAGCGAGTGCCATCAGGCGTTGTAACCAAGTAGCACTATCAGGATCGCCAGCGGCCTGTTTGGTTTGATAGGCCAGCCAAATCAATTGGGTCCAGAAAGGTGGTTGGCTGCGTGAAAGAAAATAATAACGGCTAGCGTTAGGAATCACCCCGAAGCGCTGGTAGAGATAGGCCATGTTTTCAGCCATGCCCTCGATCACTGTTTCGTAGCGCGTGCCACCCAACCCCAGCGCAATAAAAAAACTATCCCAATAAAACATCTCTTGAAAGGTTGGGTCGTGGGTTGGCACCATAAATTGATGGGGCAAGCCAATTAAGGTTTTTTGATCTTCCGGCTGTTGACGAACAAGTTTGTCCCAATAAGCATCGATATACTGCGTGATTGCAGGCTGTCGCATACGCTTCCTGTTCTTTTTGACTTCTACCGTGTGCTGTAGTATGATCGCGATGCCGCACGTACCACCGCGCTCGATTATCCGTTCGGGGCGCGTTTGTATGTTAAGCTATGTTTGAACCACGACGTTCAACTAACCCTTAGGAGGACTCAACCATGGCTGCGCCCATTGACCGCGCACAAATTCTGGAGGCCTTGCGCACCGCCGATACGACGATTAGTTGTTATCTCGATCTTGAGTCGGGTAGTGTGATCAGCATTGATGACACGGCTGCCGACGCTGATACCGAAGCAAAGCGCAACGAAATTATGGAAGGCTATGGCGAACGTTTTCGCTATATCTCAGGTGGTCAGACCGGCGCTGATGATGCTGCGGTTCAAACGTGGCTGGACGGCGAAGGCTTATAACCCTTGCTGCCAAGCCAATGACCCATCTATAACCCCAAATGCGTTTTCCAGTGCCTCGTGTTTCATTTGCGTGGATATGGCTGGAGCGATGGATACAAGAAGAACATAGAACACGTTGGTTCTGTGTTCTTTGCTTTTTAGCCCAAGCGCAAATTTGGTACAATCTTCTATTGGCAAGTTGCTTTTAGGAGATCTCGATGGTTAATAGGTATGCTGCTGCTGAAGCTTTGCTCGCCGAGTGGGTGCAAAGCGAAAGTTTACGAAAACACTGCCTCGCGGTTTCTACCTCCATGCGTCATATGGCGCAACGTCAACAGGCTGATGCCGAGCTTTGGGCAACGGTTGGCTTGATTCACGATCTCGATTATGAGCGTTTTCCGAATGCTGCCCAATCTCCTACTGCTGAACATCCTTCGGAAGCAGTTCGGGTGCTCCGTGAACTTGGCTGGAGCGAGGAGATTTGTCGGGCTATTTTATCACATGCCGATTATTGCCATGTTGAACGAATTACGCCCATGGAAAAAACGCTCTATGCGGTTGATGAGCTTTCGGGCTTTGTTACTGCTGTTGCTCTCGTGCGCCCCGACAAAAGCGTGCATAGCGTCGAAGTTAGTTCAGTCAAGAAGAAAATGAAGGATAAAGCCTTTGCCCGCGCTGTCAATCGCGAAGACATTATTCGCGGCGCACAAGAGTTGGATGTACCACTCGAAACCTTGATCGAAGAAGTGATCACGGCGTTGCGTGGCAATGCTGTGGCATTAGGATTAAACGGCATTTAGGCTATGGGCTATAGGCTTTTGGCTTTTTAGTCTGATCCATCTCCGATAGCCAAAAGCCTATAGCCTCGGTGATCTTTGAACATCCATTAACATCTCTCACACTCTATTCCTCCCTTACATTGCTGAATAGCGCTTCTGAATCAGCTAAATCGTTTATGTGGAGCATTTAATGTACGTATACTTTTGGCACTATCCCTGCTAAACAATCTATATATCTGCTCAACGTCGTGCTGGATTTGCCTGCAATGCTAATGTATTGCTGTGTATTGTGCTGTGTATTGATATTAAACTGTGTTTTTAAGGAGGATGGCAAATCATGCAAGAGTTACCAAATCGACTGATGATCGTCTCGAATCGGCTGCCGATTTCAATTGCTGAGCAAGCCGATGGCACGCCTACCATCAAGCCAGCTTCGGGTGGGTTGGTCACTGCACTCGACCCAATTTTGCGCCAAGCACGCGGAACCTGGATCGGCTGGTCAGGCACGAATGAGGCGGATCAAATGGTTGATCAATTACTCGAACATGCCACCAATTCGATTGGGTATAGCATGCATGCGATTCATCTGAGCCAAGAGGAACAGGAAAAATTTTATTTGGGCTTTTCGAATGAGATTATCTGGCCATTATTTCATGATTTGCAGTCGCGTTGCAATTTCGACCCAAGCTATTGGACAACCTACGAGCAAGTTAATCGTAAATATGCTGAAACAATCGCCCAACATTATCGTGATGATACGTATATTTGGGTGCAGGATTATCAATTAATTAATGTTGCTTGTGAGTTACGTCAGCTCGGAATTGATGCGCATATTGGCTTCTTCTTGCATATTCCCTTTCCGCATATCGATATTTTCCTGAAATTACCGTGGCGCGAGCAAATTCTGAATGGCTTGTTGGAATATGATTTGCTAGGTTTTCAGACCAATCGTGATTTGAATAATTTTTTGATTTGTGTTGAAGCCTTATTACCCGATGTTGCGATCGATCGCTCTGGTGAATATCCCTTAATTCTGCATGCAGATCGAAATCCTACTAAAGTTGGCTTCTTCCCAATCAGCATTGATCCCCAAGAATTTCGCGCCGCAGCGCATACGCCAAATGTGGATAATTTATATAGCCAGATTCGTGAGGCTTTTTCAGAACGTAAAATCATTCTTGGGGTTGATCGTTTAGATTACACCAAGGGAATTCCTGATCGTTTGCAAGCATTTCGTACCTTACTCGAAACCTATCCTGAACTACAGCAAAAAATTTCATTAACTCAAGTCGTTGTACCAAGCCGCGAAGATATTAGCGAATACGCCGATTTGAAGCAAACAATTCAGCAATTAGTCAGCGAAATTAATGGCAAATATACCAAAATCGGTTGGGTGCCAATTCATTATATTTTTCGCTCATTACCACGCGAGGAATTATTAGCCTATTATCGCGCTGCTCATGCCGCCTTAATCACGCCATTAAAGGATGGCATGAATCTTGTAGCAAAGGAATATGCGGTCTGTGGGCCTGATGATGGCGTACTGATCTTAAGTGAATTTGCTGGGGCGGCAATGCAATTATCTGAGCACTCATTGACGGTTAATCCCTATGATATTAATGGCACAGCTCAGGCGCTCTATCATGCGGTCACAATGCCCCGCTTAGAACGGATTGAACATATTAGCAAGCTCCGTCATTCGATCAATCAATATGATATTTATTGGTGGGTCGATACATTTTTGCAAGCCGCTAATGTCAAGCGTTCAGGGGCAATTGAACAAGCCTC from Chloroflexota bacterium includes these protein-coding regions:
- a CDS encoding amino acid ABC transporter permease gives rise to the protein MAVDLPPSTSLQPPTNKRLDWRTIPWWLVAIGLIIAFMGFRIISDPEYTRIFETILTGLGTTLMVTGISFICALILGLVLGLGRVSRNLILRNLSIGYIEFIRGVPILVLIFTISFAIVPALSDWITINGQKLTVPLTARAIIALVLIYAAYIAEIFRAGIESISRGQMEAARSLGMTHAQAMRYVILPQAFRNVMPALGNDLIAILKDSSLVSVLGVREITQVSRLSVSSSFKYEETYFILTAFYLTMTLVLSLLLQWLQRKMSSNVH
- a CDS encoding transporter substrate-binding domain-containing protein, yielding MKRLNVVALLSLLLVVLGACGAESATPTTAPTTASTTAPVAGKIDLAGREVSIAVENLYPPFNYINPQTGKGEGWDYDAWTAICAELNCKPVFKETSWEGMIQAVGNGQFDAAADGITITPERAEQVAFSDGYIQISQRLLVRNDETRFASMDEFAKTEFRLGTQTGTSNYETAKGLLDEARIQGFETFPFAVAALINGDVDAVIMDETAGQGYVGNNSDQLKLVGDPIKSDQLGFIFPKNSDLVEPVNAALKALRENGKLAELEKKYFGPDFKLPE
- a CDS encoding DHA2 family efflux MFS transporter permease subunit, translated to MAATVQDSEQSPKGGLAYKWKVLISVIFGIFMVILDTTVVNVAFRTVQQDLGATINEAQWILSIYVLMLGISTPISGYMADRFGLKRTYVIGLSIFVLGSFLCGVAPTVELLVVARAIQGLGGGLSTPLGTAFIYGAFPPNERGKALGVFGIAMVLGPALGPILGGLLVDNDLWRWIFFINVPIGILGVSLAIRWLKPTPPTGKPKLDVLGLITSTVGFGSVLYAATIAAEQGWESGSVTMWFIIGGISLVLFGLIELFVAKEPLLDLRLFKKPTFTMANLVGWVSVLALFGAEFLLPLYLQVLRGRTALETGFILLPLAIAAGFATPTAGRLYDKIGPRPLIVTGYAILILNTWQLSKLQADTSIGWIMFLLALRGLALGMTVQTTFVTALSDVDLPKVPRGSALINATRQVIQSIGVAVLATILASTTSVATKEFQEQSQARAAENAQAGVATAAFGLCETPGVDPAKNLPAGMEQAPAAMQDQVRSSIQLACTEQVAGFEKTYHFTFYVAMVALFLGLFLPGWPLKWAGRGGTAGAAAAASH
- a CDS encoding M20/M25/M40 family metallo-hydrolase — encoded protein: MVAPLSTLDELILHYARALVALPSVTGDDPALEQAAPTIADILRGLGFQVSVHPTEGAPIILAHRPGKSAQRLLFFNHYDVMPAGVWRDWFHEPFTLAEREGLLYGRGVASDKGNLAARIAAVAQILAETGDLPVGVTFLIEGDGLSGSPSLANLVADQANHLTADLVVGYGGMLDQARLPYLYAGVRGRLLVRLRSEGAKIPIGADMATSVPNPAWRILWAANRIKNDSEEVTIDGFYDAVVPPSREANKLTRGLQLDEETRLKAWGMPQFLFGMTGAGLARAETFNPTCNVAELTVDTGHSPPPTIPASAEVLLDFSLVPEQRPTEVARLLREHLNSADFHDVHLEIIKGAYPPAMNALSTPLLNSLATAIEQVYGSTPQIVPLAPFSVPLHLFTAGMNVPAVALGIQRPDSNIRVINEHIQLADLKAMASLIQQLIIGLG
- a CDS encoding alpha,alpha-trehalase; the protein is MRQPAITQYIDAYWDKLVRQQPEDQKTLIGLPHQFMVPTHDPTFQEMFYWDSFFIALGLGGTRYETVIEGMAENMAYLYQRFGVIPNASRYYFLSRSQPPFWTQLIWLAYQTKQAAGDPDSATWLQRLMALAEQEHASVWLATAHPHQRQVHRGLSRYFDINYLDTLACCESGWDHSTRCNGQWMSHLPVDLNSILYLRECDFAQAARLRDDHAAAEQWQVRAAQRAETMQAVFWDAASGFFYDYNYLNKVADLDNPSLAGFYPLWAGWATEAQAAQVVEQWLPSFMRVGGLVTTLKTHASYQWASPNGWAPLQWIVVEGLLRYGYQSQAREVMQAWCTLNETVFERTNAMWEKYNVVDPTGEVEGGKYGSLPGFGWSNAVYLDFKRRLTQPTIERWKLGE
- a CDS encoding HDIG domain-containing protein produces the protein MVNRYAAAEALLAEWVQSESLRKHCLAVSTSMRHMAQRQQADAELWATVGLIHDLDYERFPNAAQSPTAEHPSEAVRVLRELGWSEEICRAILSHADYCHVERITPMEKTLYAVDELSGFVTAVALVRPDKSVHSVEVSSVKKKMKDKAFARAVNREDIIRGAQELDVPLETLIEEVITALRGNAVALGLNGI
- a CDS encoding trehalose-6-phosphate synthase; this translates as MQELPNRLMIVSNRLPISIAEQADGTPTIKPASGGLVTALDPILRQARGTWIGWSGTNEADQMVDQLLEHATNSIGYSMHAIHLSQEEQEKFYLGFSNEIIWPLFHDLQSRCNFDPSYWTTYEQVNRKYAETIAQHYRDDTYIWVQDYQLINVACELRQLGIDAHIGFFLHIPFPHIDIFLKLPWREQILNGLLEYDLLGFQTNRDLNNFLICVEALLPDVAIDRSGEYPLILHADRNPTKVGFFPISIDPQEFRAAAHTPNVDNLYSQIREAFSERKIILGVDRLDYTKGIPDRLQAFRTLLETYPELQQKISLTQVVVPSREDISEYADLKQTIQQLVSEINGKYTKIGWVPIHYIFRSLPREELLAYYRAAHAALITPLKDGMNLVAKEYAVCGPDDGVLILSEFAGAAMQLSEHSLTVNPYDINGTAQALYHAVTMPRLERIEHISKLRHSINQYDIYWWVDTFLQAANVKRSGAIEQASGR